In the genome of Paenibacillus sp. GP183, the window CTAGTCGTCAAATAAATAATCTAACACCGCACGGAGGGAGTGCGGTGTTTTTTTTGGTCTTTCATTGGATTATTGATTGGATAAGACTTAATCGTACCAGTAACCTTTAAATCCTTTTTCCAAGCGAAGGAGGGCTTCCAGATAGTAGTAATCTCCCCAAATCATGAAATCATCTGGTGCCGCACCACCTCTTACACTATAAGAACCATGCTTTAGCAATCCTTGGGCATCAGGATCTCCAATGGTGGAGTAGTTTACTACCAACGACTTCATTGAACGAAGCATGCTTTCTTCAAGTGTCGCGTAAGCAGGATCCGCATGATCCAAATGCTCCAACAGTTCAAGGATTCCTGCGTTTGCAATTGCCGATGCAGAGCTGTCTCTTTTGGTGCTCTCGGTTACAGGTACATCAAAATCCCAATAAGCTACGTCATCCGCAGGAAGATGATTGATAAAATACTTTGCCAGACGTATGGAAGTTTCCATATACAAGGGATTCTTAGTATAGCGGTAGGAAAGGGCGAAGCCATATATGCCCCATGCTTGGCCGCGAGTCCAAGTGGAACCATCTTTATATCCCTGGTGAGTACCTCCACGCAGAGCATCTCCATTAGCCGGATCAAAATAAAATGTATGATAAGATGAATCATCGCCGCGAACGAGAAATTTTTTGCTTTTATCCGCATGAATTATAGCTGCATCTTTATAGTGAGGATTTCTGGTTTGCTCGGCTGCCCAGTATAGCAGGGGCAGGTTCATCAAGCAGTCGATAATGATGCGGCCTCCGTTTTGAGTATCACCCTTCGGCCCCCAGGCTTGCAGGTATTGACCCTCTGCTCTCCAGCGGTTCATCAGTACATCAGCGGCTTGCAGGGTCAGTTTCCGGGCCGCCTCATCTTTCTCCAGAATCCACTGGGCCTTCGAGGATAAGGAATAGAGAAACCCAATATCATGGTGGTCTAACTTGATATTTTGATCCAGTTTATGCTGAAAACTGGCAACCGTTGACCGAGCGGCCTCACGAAAGATGTCATCACCGGAGTATTGATAGCTCAGCCATAAAAGCCCGGACCAGAAGCCGGCTGTCCATTCCGTATTAGGATTCATTTGATAAACCCCTTCACCGCTGACATGAGGAAATAAATCTCCGAAACGTTCAATATTAGCCCTCGTTTTCAGTACGGCGTCTTCAATCGCTTTTGTCCACATGAATTACACGCTCCTCATATCGTTTTAGTTGATTCTCGTGTTACCAAGGTTAAAGGAATAGGGATTTCTTGAACATCCAAAGGGATAAGGTGTTCACTCTCGGGATCAAGCGATTCTCCCAATTGGCGTAATAATAGACCAATTGCAGTACGCGCTTGCAGCTTATATGGGATATCCCAAGTTGTTAAGCTGGGAAAGCTGTCCTTGGCAATTCCGTCATTATTGATGCCTATCAATTGGATTTGCTCCGGAACCTTAATACCAATCCGCTGTGCTGAAGTAAGCAGTTGGAAAGCCAGGTTATCATCAAATGCAACGATGCCTGCCGGTTTATCCGTTCCACGACAGCGCTCGAGCACAGCGGCCAGAAGCTCGGTTGGATGGTGGTCAGCCACATCAAGCAGATCCCAGGGCAGCTCAACCGAGGCTCGGTTCACACCTGCCGCGAAACCGATTCGGCGCTGCTCATCAATTGCTCGAGCTCTTTTTCGACCCGCATAAAATACGCTGCCGCATCCACAAGCGAGCAAGTGCTGCACGGACTTTTCAGCAGCCCCGGCAAAATCAAGATTGACGGCGCCAATCGAGATGTCTTCCGGCCAGCCCCAAGCATTAAACAGCACCAGCGGCGTACCTTCCCCGACAAGCTGTTTGGTCGATTCATGGCTCATCGCAAGTCCATGGCAAAAAAGGCCGTCAACCCTGCGCTGCAGCAGCATTTCCAAATGCTGCTTCTCAATGGCCGGATCAGACCCGGATGCTGAGAAAACGGACAAATGATAGCCGTTATTATAGGCTTCAGCCTGCATATACTCAGCGAATCGGCCGTAGTAGCCGCCGAAAGAGGGGACAAGCAGACCCAATTCATTGGTTTTGCGAAGGCTTAAGCTGGCTGCAACAAAATTGCGGCGGTAGCCAAGACTTTTCGCTGCTTCCTCAACCTTGCGCACCGTTTCTGCGGAGAGCGGAACACTGCGCTGCCTCAGCACATTGGAGACGGTTGCTTTGGAGACGCCTGCTTCTGCGGCAATATCCATAATGGTGGCTTGTTTTTGCTTGTTCATTTCATTCATACAGACCTCCGAACAAATAGCTGTTGCACGATTGAACCGGTTAAATATACAATAATAGTATGGTTTAACCGGTTCAATTGTCAATCATATTTTGGCTGTGTGCTTACGGAGAGGATGTTTGAGATGAAACAAACAGACAGAGACTATTGGCTTAATACGATGCAGCGCATAGCAGGACCCGTTTTGAAAGCGGCAGCGCAAGGAAAGCTGCGGGAGGAGATGCCGGTAGAAGCGATAGCGGAGGACAGAGTCCTCTATTCCCATCTCGAAGCTGTTGGAAGGACACTCGCGGGGATTGCTCCTTGGCTGGAAAGTGGAGGCAGCCATCGAGCGGAAGGAGCCCTGAGGGAGCAATACTCCATTCTTGCCTTGAAGGCCCTTGATTCCGGAACCAATCCAGACTCGATCGATTTCCTGAACTTCTCCGAAGGGTATCAACCGATTGTAGATGCAGCCTTCTTGGCGCATTCCATCCTTAGAGCGCCTACTGCACTTAAAGATAAACTGTCGCCACGTGTACGCACGCAGCTGGTGAACGCACTGAAGTCGACGCGCAGCCGCAAACCCGTCTTCAACAATTGGCTGCTGTTTTCAGCCATGATTGAAACGGCTCTTGCGAGCCTTGGCGAGGACTGGGACTTGATGCGCGTTGACTACGCGATCAAGCAGCACGAGCAGTGGTACAAGGGCGACGGCCGATACGGTGATGGCCCAAGCTACCACACCGATTACTACAATAGCTTCGTGATTCAGCCGATGCTGCTTGATATCGTCGAAGTGTTGGGAGATCGACAGCCCGAGATTCGATCCGGCGCCGAGCCGTTCGCTACGCCGGAGTGCAGGAGCGCCAGATCTCGCCGGAGGGCACATTTCCTCCGGTCGGGCGCTCGCTGGCTTACCGCTTCGGCGCGTTCCAGCACCTTGCGCAGATGGCTCTGCGCCGCGAGCTGCCTGACAACGTCGAGCCCGCTCAGGTACGCTGTGCGCTTACGGCGGTCATACGCCGCTTGATCGAGCAGCCGGGCACATTCGATCAGGCCGGCTGGCTGACGATAGGCCTATGCGGCAAACAGCCGAAGATGGGAGAGACGTATATCTCTACCGGCAGCTTGTATTTGTGCTGCACAGTGTTCTTGCCGCTGGGACTGCCTGCGGATGAACCGTTCTGGACAGGATATGCGGATTGGACGGCCAAAAAAGTGTGGGACGGTCAGGATGTAGGCCTTGATAAAGCATTATACAAAGGCTAGGGGCACGCGATGAACCAGCGGTTCAAATGGCTGCTTTTGCCAACAACACCTTTACCTGTGTACAATGGGCTTATCCATTGAAGTCCAGCTAAGGGGGCAAAACCATGACATTTGGAGCCAGAATGCTAAAAACAGGGATCGCCGTGACGGTATCACTCTACATTAGTGAACTGCTGGGGTTCACGCCATCGGTCATTGCAGCGGTAGCGGCGATTTTCGCGATTCAGCCCTCCATCTATCGTTCATGGCGGTACTTTCTTGAGCAGCTTCAGACGAATACATTGGGGGCCGTAATTGCATTAATTGCAGGCAAGGCCTTCTCCAACGAGCCGATTATCATTGGACTTGTTTGTATATTGGTCATAATGATTTGTTTGAAAATCAACATGGAGGAAACTGTGGGGTTGACACTGGTTACAGTGATTGCCGTTATGGAGGCGTCCGGACAGTGGCATTTTGCGCTGAATCGATTTCTGCAAATGCTGATTGGAATATCCGCAGCATTCTTGATCAATATTTTATTTATTCCGCCAAAGCCGAAGGTGCAGTTCTTGACATTAATTCAATCTGTCTTTGCGAAAATGTCTTTGCTGCTGCGGACAGCTATCTCCGATGAAATGAAGGAAGCGGTTAGTCGTGAGGAAAAGCAGGGGTTGGAAAGCGCGTTGCAGTCGCTTACGGACAAATACAAGCTTTACGAGGAAGAGTTTAAGAAGTTGAAGCGTGCTGCATTCAGCGACAGCCGAAGCTTAATTGTTTATAAGCAAATGCTCCAAACGCTGCACAAGGGCCGTGAGGTTCTGGATACGATTGATCGGCATTATTTCCAATCCCATCGCACACCTGAGTGGGATGCTTTTTTTGACAGCCAGCTCGAAATATTAATGAAATATCATGAACATATTTTACTTAAATTCGAACAGAAGCTGAAATCGGAAAGCTCCGAAATGGACTTGATGGAAGAGCAAAACGATCAATTTTTGCAAACCTTCATGAGTCAATATACAGAAACAGGCGAAAGCATGTTTCGCTTGTCCATCGTGGCTGCGGCCATGTACGATTATGGATTTCAGGCGATCCGGCTTAATAAGCTTGTTGAGCATTTCCATAGAGGTGAAGAGAGTCGAGAGAATGGGCAGGGTTAGATCCTGTCCATTCTCTTACTTCACGATCAATACAGGAATCCTCGATTCCTGAACTACATGATGGCTGACACTGCCCAGCAGGAACTCCTTGATCCCTCCAAGTCCACGGCTGCCCATGACGATAAGGTCACAGATTTGCTCCTGCGCATATTCCAGCAGCTCAAAAGCAGGCTGACCTTGCCTAAGCGCATAGGTTGTATTCGGATAGTCTGAAAGCAAGCTTCTGGCGCCTTCCATAATTTTCTTTGCTTGCTCGCTATATTCTTCATCTACGCTTGTAGGTGTAGGAATTATAGCCTCGCCCAGGACTACAGTTGGAAATTGGTAAACATAAACCAAATGTAGATTTCCTGCAGGATTGTCTTTTACCAGGTTATAAGCATAATGAAGAGCTTTCTTGGACAAATCTGAACTGTCATAAGCAACAAGCAAATTGGAAAAATGCATGATCGACACCTCGCTCAGTCAGTTTTAGGTTCATGTGTTATATTACCACAGGAACAGGGAAACAAATCGAATCCATTTATGTTTATTGATGGATTCAATTGTACATCCTAAGCATAAAGGAAAATTTTTATGTCCAAAGGAGCAAATACATGACCACAACAAGAAAGCTTTTCTTATGCTTATGTTTAGGATGGACCTGTATGGGAGGCTTCGACTTTTGCGTTTCAGCGCAGGCTTTGGGTAATTCAAATCAAAAGCTTGCCTTGGAAATCCCGCTGCAAAATACGACTGGCAGCATAATCGGGCGTGCGCATTTATCGCAAACAGCGGAAGGCGTGAAGATTCGGGTTCAAGCTGCCGGATTGTCGCCAGGGCTCCATGGCATTCATTTTCATGAAAAGGGAAGCTGTGTGGGACCTGATTTCACTTCCGCCGGGGCACATTTCAACCCCTTCGGTAAACAGCATGGCTTAGCCAATCCACTGGGTTATCATTCAGGTGATCTGCCGAACCTTGTGGTTAACAGCGAGGGTCAAGCCAATATGGAAATGGTTTCCAAAGCCATAACTTTGCAGCGGGATCAGCCGGGTTCATTAATCAGGCCCGAGGGGCTCAGTTTGATTATCCACGAGCAAGAGGATGATTTGCGAACAGATCCTACAGGGAACTCGGGTAATCGTGTCGCCTGCGGTGTTGTGAAATAGAAGGAAATTCGGAGGAAACTGAGCATGATTAAAACCCAGGAACTGAAGACGCAGATTGATGAATTAACCAAACAAAATGAACAAGTGTTGATGGAATTGGCACAGGTTAAAGATATGCTGATCCAAAGCGAGAATGGGCAGGACCATGATCATTCGGCGAGCCAATCATCCTCAGGCGGGCACGAATCAGATGGAAAAAGTGAACAAAACGGCCAGAAAGATAATAAGCAAAAGAGTAACAATATCCCTCAATTGGCTAAAGATCTTCAAGCTATTAAGGATCTTGTCGAAAAGTTGGAAAAAAAGACTTCACAATACATTACCTCCCAGACAAGCGGTAGTCTTACGGAAAAAGATGTAGTGAATTTAATCCTCACTATGATGAACGGCATGGTCGATTGGACCCAAGAATTTGTATCCGGAACAAACTCGCAGGCCAAGCAGCAGCAATAATGTAATGTGTTTAACCGCCATCCAACTGCCCTTGGCGGTTTTTTGTATTTCAATTGTCGGTTAGGAGCCAGGCATTGATTTATTTTTAAGGTGATTCGACAATATACACTTATTTACAGATTGATAATAAGTGATAGAGTTAAGAGGAAGAGAAATCATTGAATGAATCGGGTGAGGTGCAGTTAA includes:
- a CDS encoding glycoside hydrolase family 88 protein, translated to MWTKAIEDAVLKTRANIERFGDLFPHVSGEGVYQMNPNTEWTAGFWSGLLWLSYQYSGDDIFREAARSTVASFQHKLDQNIKLDHHDIGFLYSLSSKAQWILEKDEAARKLTLQAADVLMNRWRAEGQYLQAWGPKGDTQNGGRIIIDCLMNLPLLYWAAEQTRNPHYKDAAIIHADKSKKFLVRGDDSSYHTFYFDPANGDALRGGTHQGYKDGSTWTRGQAWGIYGFALSYRYTKNPLYMETSIRLAKYFINHLPADDVAYWDFDVPVTESTKRDSSASAIANAGILELLEHLDHADPAYATLEESMLRSMKSLVVNYSTIGDPDAQGLLKHGSYSVRGGAAPDDFMIWGDYYYLEALLRLEKGFKGYWYD
- a CDS encoding LacI family DNA-binding transcriptional regulator, which produces MNEMNKQKQATIMDIAAEAGVSKATVSNVLRQRSVPLSAETVRKVEEAAKSLGYRRNFVAASLSLRKTNELGLLVPSFGGYYGRFAEYMQAEAYNNGYHLSVFSASGSDPAIEKQHLEMLLQRRVDGLFCHGLAMSHESTKQLVGEGTPLVLFNAWGWPEDISIGAVNLDFAGAAEKSVQHLLACGCGSVFYAGRKRARAIDEQRRIGFAAGVNRASVELPWDLLDVADHHPTELLAAVLERCRGTDKPAGIVAFDDNLAFQLLTSAQRIGIKVPEQIQLIGINNDGIAKDSFPSLTTWDIPYKLQARTAIGLLLRQLGESLDPESEHLIPLDVQEIPIPLTLVTRESTKTI
- a CDS encoding aromatic acid exporter family protein; amino-acid sequence: MTFGARMLKTGIAVTVSLYISELLGFTPSVIAAVAAIFAIQPSIYRSWRYFLEQLQTNTLGAVIALIAGKAFSNEPIIIGLVCILVIMICLKINMEETVGLTLVTVIAVMEASGQWHFALNRFLQMLIGISAAFLINILFIPPKPKVQFLTLIQSVFAKMSLLLRTAISDEMKEAVSREEKQGLESALQSLTDKYKLYEEEFKKLKRAAFSDSRSLIVYKQMLQTLHKGREVLDTIDRHYFQSHRTPEWDAFFDSQLEILMKYHEHILLKFEQKLKSESSEMDLMEEQNDQFLQTFMSQYTETGESMFRLSIVAAAMYDYGFQAIRLNKLVEHFHRGEESRENGQG
- a CDS encoding universal stress protein; the encoded protein is MHFSNLLVAYDSSDLSKKALHYAYNLVKDNPAGNLHLVYVYQFPTVVLGEAIIPTPTSVDEEYSEQAKKIMEGARSLLSDYPNTTYALRQGQPAFELLEYAQEQICDLIVMGSRGLGGIKEFLLGSVSHHVVQESRIPVLIVK
- a CDS encoding superoxide dismutase family protein, producing the protein MTTTRKLFLCLCLGWTCMGGFDFCVSAQALGNSNQKLALEIPLQNTTGSIIGRAHLSQTAEGVKIRVQAAGLSPGLHGIHFHEKGSCVGPDFTSAGAHFNPFGKQHGLANPLGYHSGDLPNLVVNSEGQANMEMVSKAITLQRDQPGSLIRPEGLSLIIHEQEDDLRTDPTGNSGNRVACGVVK